Within the Bacillus pumilus genome, the region TATCTTGTCTTCAGATATATGATCAAGCTGCGAAGTGAGGAGCGCGGGTGGAAGGTGTTTTGGACCCTTGCGATCTCTACACTGTTATCCTTTGGGATTAGTGCCGCCTTTTTTATCCCGTCTGTTTATGGCTTTCTTAACAATATAAGACCGCCGTATGAACAGGCGATTCCTTGGTTCGAGCTGCATGATCATCTGCTGTTTACGAGCAGGGTGTATTTATTACCTGTGATCTTTCTCATTTGTATGTTCCTCGTTCCGCTTTACCGGAACAGATGGTTTTTCATGTTCACATCGATCAGTATCCTGCTCATTATTTTTCACTTTAGCCCGAAGATAGCGAGTGTATTTAATGGTTTTTCAGCACCACAGTACAGGTTTGAATACATTCTTGCCTTTACAGTTGGAGCGGTCGTTGCCATCACGATCAAGCATTTCTCGCAAATCGAGTGGAAGTGGAAAAAGCGTGCGGTCTTAGGCGCTTGGATCGTGTTCCTTCTTGCAGTCGCCCTTTCAGAACGAGCAAAGGGAAACATGGATGTCGTTGTGTTTACAGGTATAGGACTGCTTGTCATTAGCTTGTTCTTCCTATGGATGCATGCGGAAAAACGTCAGCATCTTCGTCTCTTTTCTGCAGTGCTCATCGTTGTCAGCCTAATGACAGCAGGCGTGTATCAGCAGGGCTACTTATCTGAAAGAAGCAATATAAAGAGCGTATCAGATACGTATCTGAATAGTGAGGCATATGCTGGACATGAGCAAATGAAGCTCATTCAGCAGATTCAAAGCCGCTCTTCAAAAGACCCGCTCGCTCGGATTGATTGGATGAATGGCGTGCGAAACAATACCCCATTATTTGAAGGCTTCCAGGGCATGAGTGTGTATTCAAGTATATTGAATCAGCATTTGCTCAATTTCTACTGGAATGACCTGCAAATCGATATGGGGCGGGAAAGTGTCAGCCGGTATGCAACAATGGGGGATAGGGCGAATTTATACAGTCTGACCTACGGGAAGTATTATATGAGAAACAGTATGATGCCTTACTCACCGCCAGCTTATTTTAAGCCAATCTTGAAAAGTGAGCATTATGAGGTATATGAAAATACACGGTCACTGCCATTTGCAAGAACAACGAGCACCATTTATTCAGAACAATCATTAAAGAATGCCTCAGCACTTGATAGAGAGCATGCGATGCTGCAAGGCATCATTTTAAACAAAAAAGGAAACGCTGAAATCGAGCGTGCGCAAGATCGAGTCAAAGATACGAATATCCATACGGAACAAGCTGTATACGAACATGGCGTGCTTGATGTATACGGAGAAATGGGCGGTCTGAATATCACACTACCAGATGACATCGCTCGCGCTGGGGATGTGTATGTGAGCTTTTATGTGAAACGGACAGATCGTAACGAAGGATTTCAGTTATCCGTTGACGACTATGTCACATCACGAAAAAGCAATACATCCATCTACAAAACTGGCGTCAATGAAGTGACGATTCGGGTCCCTGCGGAAAAAATCCTCTCCATTCGAGTACCAAAAGGGACATATGAGCTCAATCAACTGAAGCTGTATCATGAACCTTACCGCGTCCTAGAGAAAGCATATGAAAAAGAAAAACTGGATGATGGCAGCCAGCAGGTGAAACTTAAAAATAACCGCTTTACGATTTCATATGAGAACAAGCGCGGCGATGATTATATGATTCTGCCTGTTCCATATGAAAAAGGCTGGGAGCTCACGGTGAACGGACACAAAACCGATATTGAACAAGCCAACTACACGTTTATTGGTTTTCCAATAGAAAAAGGAAAAAACGAGATTGTGCTAACCTACTATCCGCCTTATATCAGAATTCTCGCATTGATTTCACTCGTCAGTTTGATTGGTGCGATCCTCTATGCACGGAGAAAACACAAGAAACACCACTTTTCAGCATAAGTGGTGTTTTTTTTCTTTCATCTCATACGTAAGTTTCTTCATCCCATTCAATCGTGTATTCGTTCATTTTTTTATCAATATCGTTTTGAATACTCATGTGCTGAAATAGCGCATTCAATTCTTCTGTCCTCTTTCTTCGATCCTTTTCATAATAATAGAACGCATCTCGATAATCATGATCCCTTAGCATCTTTGCTATGAGCATGGCATCTTCTAGACTATATGATGCTCCTTGACCAACAAAAGGATTCGCCGTATGTACCGCATCACCTACAAGAACAACACGTCCTTTTGACCACACAGAGAGGTTCTTGATTTCATAAATACTTCTTGGGAAAAACATCTCTGTATGATCGATAATGGCAAAAAGGTGCTTCGGAATATTCCAGCCTTCCATTTGTTTATATAATAACTGTAAGATTGTTTCTTTATTGGCTTTCTCAAAATGTTTTGTAGGTAACTTCTCAGGACACTGAGAGAAAGCTTGCCATAAAATATTCATTTTATTTGTTGGATGCGCTTTCCCAAAAATGAATTGAAAGTTTCCGTCATTGTAAAAATAACTTGTTGCCTCATCCAATACAAAATCCTTCACAAACGATACTCCTTGTAGTCCCCAAAAACCGCTATAGTCTAATTTAGCATTAAACGCAATAGCCTCTCTTGTTTTAGAAAAAGTTCCATCTGCTCCTATTACGATATCACCTGTTATCACAGTTTCATCTTCAAAAAGAACCTGAACGGAATGAGGCTGCTGTTTGATCGAGGTTAACTTTTTGTTGTATTTCACTTCTATTCCTTGGCGGTGAACTTCTTTTAAAAGTGATTGGATGATTTGGTCTCTCATGACGTTCAGTAAAGGGGCATCATAATATTTTTCACTATAATTGTAAAAGATCGCTTCTACTTCATTTTCACTGTTTATTTGCTGGATCTTCTTTATCACGGTTGCATTTGCTATCACTTCATTTTTACACCCGATTCCATCCAAAATCTTTACCCCATTTGGAGACAGTAAAAAACCTGCTCCTGTTTCTAATTCTTCATCTGACCTGCTTTCATAAATCGTACTTTCCATTCCAGCCTTTTTTAAAAATAACGCAGTAGCCAATCCTGCTACACCACTGCCGATAATAATCACATTTTGAGATTTCATTATTTTACCTCCTATTTCATAAACAGACCGGTCGGTTTATTTTAGTGCAAAAAAATAAGCTTTTTCATATAGGACAGAGTATCGCAATTCCCCCTTTTCATTTGGTAATTAAAG harbors:
- a CDS encoding YfhO family protein, whose translation is MMKRRWIIIGMCLILALLGHSFFLYEYTQGRYMTGDGDGISQMLPFKKLLYDEYVKGNFFYSYQFGLGGGTYTQLGYYFTTSTVFMVTVAVVWLMNTLHLIQSTDIHFWANAVIWLSVIKLTLILFIAYRVLLSMVQNRLGALTGAAIYGLSIVYFRHQTFWEFFTDSMMWLPLLVLGVERIFKTGKPAWFIAACSLMLINNFYFAYIHFIFLAIYLVFRYMIKLRSEERGWKVFWTLAISTLLSFGISAAFFIPSVYGFLNNIRPPYEQAIPWFELHDHLLFTSRVYLLPVIFLICMFLVPLYRNRWFFMFTSISILLIIFHFSPKIASVFNGFSAPQYRFEYILAFTVGAVVAITIKHFSQIEWKWKKRAVLGAWIVFLLAVALSERAKGNMDVVVFTGIGLLVISLFFLWMHAEKRQHLRLFSAVLIVVSLMTAGVYQQGYLSERSNIKSVSDTYLNSEAYAGHEQMKLIQQIQSRSSKDPLARIDWMNGVRNNTPLFEGFQGMSVYSSILNQHLLNFYWNDLQIDMGRESVSRYATMGDRANLYSLTYGKYYMRNSMMPYSPPAYFKPILKSEHYEVYENTRSLPFARTTSTIYSEQSLKNASALDREHAMLQGIILNKKGNAEIERAQDRVKDTNIHTEQAVYEHGVLDVYGEMGGLNITLPDDIARAGDVYVSFYVKRTDRNEGFQLSVDDYVTSRKSNTSIYKTGVNEVTIRVPAEKILSIRVPKGTYELNQLKLYHEPYRVLEKAYEKEKLDDGSQQVKLKNNRFTISYENKRGDDYMILPVPYEKGWELTVNGHKTDIEQANYTFIGFPIEKGKNEIVLTYYPPYIRILALISLVSLIGAILYARRKHKKHHFSA
- a CDS encoding FAD-dependent oxidoreductase; amino-acid sequence: MKSQNVIIIGSGVAGLATALFLKKAGMESTIYESRSDEELETGAGFLLSPNGVKILDGIGCKNEVIANATVIKKIQQINSENEVEAIFYNYSEKYYDAPLLNVMRDQIIQSLLKEVHRQGIEVKYNKKLTSIKQQPHSVQVLFEDETVITGDIVIGADGTFSKTREAIAFNAKLDYSGFWGLQGVSFVKDFVLDEATSYFYNDGNFQFIFGKAHPTNKMNILWQAFSQCPEKLPTKHFEKANKETILQLLYKQMEGWNIPKHLFAIIDHTEMFFPRSIYEIKNLSVWSKGRVVLVGDAVHTANPFVGQGASYSLEDAMLIAKMLRDHDYRDAFYYYEKDRRKRTEELNALFQHMSIQNDIDKKMNEYTIEWDEETYV